From Riemerella anatipestifer ATCC 11845 = DSM 15868, a single genomic window includes:
- the ybeY gene encoding rRNA maturation RNase YbeY, with protein MIQFFFEEIEPISISTDISKWLEQIILSEHKKLGKINYIFCDDEYLLKINQDHLQHDYYTDIITFDYVRGNTISGDIFVSLPRISDNASTLSKDYQSEFLRVLAHGVLHLCGYKDKTEEDIKEMRNKEDHYINLFLK; from the coding sequence ATGATACAATTCTTTTTTGAAGAAATAGAGCCCATTAGTATATCTACCGACATCAGCAAATGGCTAGAGCAAATCATCTTATCAGAGCACAAAAAGCTAGGTAAGATAAACTATATATTCTGTGATGACGAGTATCTACTCAAAATAAATCAAGACCATTTACAGCACGATTATTACACTGATATTATTACTTTCGACTATGTTAGGGGAAACACCATATCAGGCGATATTTTTGTATCTTTGCCGCGCATTTCAGACAATGCCTCTACCCTATCCAAAGACTATCAGTCAGAATTCCTAAGAGTATTAGCTCACGGCGTTCTGCATCTCTGCGGATACAAAGACAAAACAGAAGAAGACATCAAAGAAATGCGAAACAAAGAAGACCATTATATCAATCTATTTTTAAAATAA
- a CDS encoding patatin-like phospholipase family protein, producing MLMKKVLWLSLLLTFFTYKSQVKDNLNTPKKPKIGLVLAGGGAKGFAHVGVLKVLDSLGVKVDYISGTSMGAIVGGLYASGYTGNDIEKIITNTDFYDIIANEKNRKETSFFSKATDKYLLNIPIKNGKINVLPKAISTGQKNIYMLKDLFKNVSNVENFSQLPIPFMCVTTNLESGKMKIFEKGDLIKAIMASSAYPSLMDPVKIGDSLYIDGAMTINYPAQPLKEKGMDIIIGVDLSQGLAKREDLQSAISILNQVIDFGIQNETKNQYQYIDINIHPKLDGMNATSYGDKEKILKLGYEEAQKYIDILSKLPKRKHTQLRVVSNPVYSNIYKIDSLEVKNNKIFSRSYLQGKMNLKTPSPQTYGSINKMVDKLYATNNYNLINYDIIQSNGKNILQVTVDEDQSRYYLKFGLHYDELFKTGLLINATARRLLLPNSTVSLDVVVGDSPRYYFNYFMDNGYIPGLGVSSSGMKLNLKNNKGTITEDWTWLRNEVFIHSIWRDRYAIGGGLSHDYFKTSNLNINEVKNFINPYFFIKSDTQDDKNFPTRGFFLDAEAKILELFNEKNSEITPIQVKADLRMNFPISSWLTYNLSLFGGFTTNYDNLSHFYQYRIGGFFGQKLGNFAQMQGYYFGYTSSPNLLTATNNFQFKIHKNYFIIAHFGMANLFNEINLKDMLNINHKGLGITAGYKSPFGQIKINYSNPLNKNKGMFNVVLGHWF from the coding sequence ATGCTTATGAAAAAAGTATTATGGCTGAGTTTACTACTTACATTTTTTACTTACAAATCTCAAGTAAAGGATAATCTAAACACCCCAAAAAAGCCAAAAATAGGGCTTGTTTTAGCAGGTGGCGGAGCCAAAGGTTTTGCTCATGTAGGGGTTCTTAAGGTGTTAGATTCTTTAGGCGTAAAGGTAGATTATATTTCGGGGACGAGTATGGGGGCTATTGTGGGTGGACTATATGCTTCTGGATATACAGGAAACGACATTGAGAAAATTATTACCAATACTGATTTTTATGACATCATCGCTAACGAAAAAAATAGAAAAGAAACTTCCTTTTTCAGTAAAGCCACAGACAAATACCTTCTGAATATCCCCATAAAAAATGGTAAAATAAATGTACTCCCTAAGGCTATTTCTACAGGACAGAAGAACATTTATATGCTTAAAGATTTATTCAAAAATGTTTCTAATGTAGAAAATTTTTCTCAACTTCCTATCCCATTTATGTGTGTTACCACAAACCTTGAAAGTGGTAAGATGAAAATTTTTGAAAAAGGAGATTTAATTAAAGCTATTATGGCGAGTTCTGCCTACCCTTCGCTTATGGATCCTGTTAAGATAGGTGATAGCCTTTATATAGATGGAGCAATGACCATCAACTACCCTGCACAACCTCTCAAAGAGAAAGGAATGGATATTATCATAGGAGTAGATTTAAGTCAAGGTTTAGCTAAAAGAGAGGATTTGCAAAGTGCCATTAGTATCCTTAACCAAGTGATAGATTTTGGCATACAGAATGAAACTAAAAATCAATATCAATACATTGACATCAACATACACCCAAAACTAGACGGTATGAATGCCACTAGCTACGGAGACAAAGAAAAAATACTAAAACTAGGCTACGAAGAAGCTCAAAAATACATTGATATACTATCCAAACTTCCCAAACGAAAACATACCCAACTAAGAGTAGTATCTAACCCTGTTTATTCTAATATTTACAAAATAGATAGTTTGGAAGTAAAGAACAATAAAATATTTAGTCGTTCATACCTGCAAGGTAAAATGAATTTAAAAACACCTTCACCACAAACTTACGGAAGTATCAATAAAATGGTAGATAAGCTATACGCTACCAACAACTATAATCTCATTAACTATGACATTATTCAAAGTAATGGAAAAAATATACTCCAAGTTACAGTAGATGAAGACCAAAGCAGATATTACTTAAAGTTTGGATTACATTATGATGAGTTATTTAAAACCGGACTACTCATCAATGCCACTGCCAGAAGACTCCTACTACCCAACTCTACTGTATCATTAGATGTTGTAGTGGGAGATAGCCCTAGATATTACTTTAACTACTTTATGGATAATGGCTATATACCAGGGCTTGGAGTTTCCTCATCAGGAATGAAACTAAACCTTAAAAATAATAAAGGTACTATTACAGAAGATTGGACATGGTTAAGAAACGAAGTTTTCATACATTCTATATGGAGAGATAGATACGCTATTGGAGGAGGTCTAAGCCATGATTATTTTAAAACAAGTAATCTTAACATCAATGAGGTAAAAAATTTTATTAACCCTTACTTTTTCATAAAGAGTGATACCCAAGACGATAAAAACTTCCCTACTAGAGGTTTCTTTCTAGATGCCGAAGCTAAAATATTAGAGTTATTTAATGAGAAAAATTCAGAAATAACGCCCATACAAGTTAAAGCTGACCTTAGAATGAATTTTCCTATTAGCAGTTGGCTTACCTATAATTTAAGCCTTTTTGGAGGGTTCACTACCAATTACGATAATTTATCTCATTTCTATCAGTATCGTATAGGTGGTTTTTTTGGACAAAAACTAGGAAATTTTGCACAAATGCAAGGGTATTATTTCGGATATACAAGTAGCCCAAACCTATTAACTGCAACCAATAATTTTCAGTTTAAAATACATAAAAACTATTTCATTATCGCTCATTTCGGTATGGCAAATCTTTTCAATGAAATCAATTTAAAAGATATGCTAAATATCAATCATAAAGGCTTAGGCATTACGGCAGGATACAAATCGCCCTTTGGGCAAATAAAAATAAATTACAGCAATCCACTAAACAAAAACAAAGGAATGTTTAATGTCGTATTAGGACATTGGTTTTAA
- the pckA gene encoding phosphoenolpyruvate carboxykinase (ATP) — MKNLKIIQELHNLGITGYHEVVYNPSYEELHKAEVSDKNKGFEKGAQTESGAVAVKTGIFTGRSPKDRYIVLDDITKDTIHWDGNVNRPTSPEVFAHCKDLVLKQLSTSKKLYVVDAFCGTNPDTRLKVRFVMEVAWQAHFVTNMFIRPSVHELENFGEPDFVVMNGSKTTNPDWEKQGLNSENFVMFNLTEKIQIIGGTWYGGEMKKGMFAMMNYYLPLKGMASMHCSANVGEKGDVALFFGLSGTGKTTLSADPKRYLIGDDEHGWDNNGVFNYEGGCYAKVIDLTEEKEPDIFRAIKRDALLENVVVNEYGEIDYKDGSITENTRVSYPIYHINKIVLPSKAGHASKIIYLSADAFGVLPPVSILSEDQAQYHFLCGYTSKLAGTERGITEPTPSFSPAFGEAFLTLHPTMYSKTLISKMKEHGAKAYLVNTGWNGTGKRISLKDTRAIIDAILDGSIDNAPKSVVPVMNLEIPTSLPNVSEGILDPRDTYATPAEWEEKAKSLAAKYIKNFEQYTDTEEGKRLVAAGPQL; from the coding sequence ATGAAAAATTTAAAAATTATCCAAGAGTTGCACAATTTGGGGATTACAGGTTACCATGAAGTCGTGTATAATCCTAGTTACGAAGAACTGCATAAAGCAGAGGTTTCTGATAAGAACAAAGGCTTTGAAAAAGGAGCTCAAACAGAATCAGGAGCAGTAGCCGTTAAAACAGGAATTTTTACAGGGAGATCCCCTAAGGATAGATACATCGTATTAGATGATATTACTAAAGATACAATACACTGGGACGGTAATGTTAATAGACCTACTTCTCCAGAGGTTTTTGCACATTGTAAAGATTTAGTTCTTAAGCAGCTTTCTACATCTAAAAAACTTTATGTGGTAGATGCTTTCTGCGGAACTAACCCTGATACTAGACTTAAAGTAAGATTTGTAATGGAGGTGGCTTGGCAAGCACACTTTGTTACTAATATGTTTATCAGACCATCTGTTCACGAGCTGGAAAACTTTGGAGAACCTGATTTTGTTGTGATGAACGGTTCTAAAACTACTAACCCTGATTGGGAAAAACAAGGTCTAAACTCTGAAAATTTTGTGATGTTTAACCTTACAGAGAAAATCCAAATCATAGGAGGTACTTGGTACGGTGGAGAGATGAAAAAAGGTATGTTCGCGATGATGAACTACTACCTACCACTTAAAGGTATGGCATCTATGCACTGTTCTGCCAATGTAGGAGAAAAAGGAGATGTAGCATTATTCTTTGGTCTTTCAGGAACAGGTAAAACAACGCTTTCTGCAGACCCGAAAAGATACCTAATAGGTGATGATGAGCACGGTTGGGATAACAACGGAGTATTCAACTACGAAGGTGGTTGCTACGCTAAAGTTATCGACCTTACAGAAGAAAAAGAACCAGACATCTTTAGAGCAATTAAGAGAGATGCATTGCTAGAAAATGTTGTGGTAAATGAATACGGTGAGATAGATTACAAAGACGGTTCTATTACAGAAAATACTAGAGTTTCTTACCCTATCTATCATATCAATAAGATAGTGCTTCCTTCTAAAGCAGGACACGCTAGTAAGATTATTTATCTATCTGCTGATGCCTTTGGAGTATTGCCTCCAGTATCTATACTTTCAGAAGACCAAGCGCAATATCACTTCTTGTGTGGATATACTTCTAAATTAGCAGGAACAGAGAGAGGTATTACAGAGCCTACACCTTCGTTCTCGCCAGCGTTTGGAGAAGCATTCCTTACTTTACACCCAACGATGTATTCTAAAACATTGATTAGCAAAATGAAAGAACATGGTGCTAAAGCTTATTTAGTAAACACTGGGTGGAATGGTACAGGTAAGAGAATTTCATTAAAAGATACAAGAGCTATTATTGATGCTATTTTAGATGGTTCCATAGATAATGCGCCTAAGAGTGTAGTTCCTGTAATGAATTTAGAAATTCCTACTTCGTTACCTAATGTTTCTGAAGGTATCCTAGACCCAAGAGATACTTACGCTACACCAGCAGAATGGGAAGAAAAAGCAAAATCTCTAGCAGCTAAGTATATTAAGAATTTTGAACAATATACAGATACTGAAGAAGGTAAGAGATTAGTAGCGGCAGGACCTCAGTTATAA
- a CDS encoding efflux RND transporter periplasmic adaptor subunit codes for MNKITLLSVLIILNLSSCKSEDKDKKEEMPVYPITQPLKMDTNISKDFVAQIQSQKNIEVRAQGKGFLDKIYVDEGQYVKAGQVLFRIMPQVYEAELMKTRAEVEQARIEYQNASILAGNNIVSKNEKALAKAKLDAASAEMRMAQLHLSFTTIRAPFSGIINRIPLKLGSLIEEGDLLTSLSDNTNVYAYFNVSEPEYLSYQTNADERSKQQVTLVMANGQEHPEKGFIQNIEGEFNNETGNIAFRAKFPNSDLLLRNGQTGKVRMEIPVKNALIIPQKATYEIQDQKYVFVVDKNGKVESRNIKVTYSLPDIYVVSSGLSVGDKILLEGVQKVRDNDVVKTQFQNPKEVLKTLKLNAN; via the coding sequence ATGAATAAAATCACACTTTTATCAGTACTAATAATTTTAAATCTATCCTCTTGCAAATCAGAAGATAAAGATAAAAAAGAGGAGATGCCTGTTTATCCTATAACCCAACCTCTAAAAATGGATACTAATATATCCAAAGATTTTGTAGCCCAAATACAATCCCAAAAAAATATAGAAGTAAGAGCTCAAGGGAAGGGTTTTTTGGATAAAATCTATGTGGACGAAGGTCAGTATGTAAAAGCAGGACAAGTTCTGTTCAGAATAATGCCACAAGTCTATGAAGCTGAACTCATGAAAACAAGGGCTGAAGTAGAACAAGCTAGAATAGAATATCAAAACGCAAGTATTTTGGCAGGGAATAATATTGTTTCCAAAAATGAAAAAGCTTTGGCTAAAGCTAAACTAGATGCGGCTAGTGCAGAAATGAGAATGGCTCAGTTACATTTGTCTTTTACCACTATTAGAGCCCCGTTTTCTGGTATTATCAATAGAATTCCTCTCAAATTAGGAAGTCTTATAGAAGAAGGAGATTTGTTAACAAGTCTTTCAGATAATACCAATGTCTACGCCTATTTTAATGTCTCTGAACCAGAATATTTGAGTTATCAAACCAATGCTGATGAGAGAAGCAAGCAGCAAGTAACTCTAGTTATGGCAAATGGTCAAGAGCACCCAGAGAAAGGTTTTATCCAAAATATAGAAGGAGAGTTTAATAATGAAACAGGTAATATAGCCTTCCGTGCCAAGTTTCCTAACTCAGATTTGCTTTTAAGAAATGGACAAACAGGAAAAGTAAGAATGGAGATTCCAGTGAAAAACGCACTTATTATTCCACAAAAAGCAACCTATGAAATTCAGGATCAGAAATATGTTTTTGTTGTAGATAAAAATGGTAAAGTAGAATCTAGAAATATTAAAGTTACTTATTCTTTACCAGATATTTATGTGGTGAGTTCAGGGCTTTCTGTAGGTGACAAAATATTATTAGAAGGAGTACAAAAGGTAAGGGATAATGATGTTGTAAAAACTCAGTTCCAGAACCCTAAAGAGGTATTAAAAACTCTAAAACTTAATGCCAACTAA
- a CDS encoding GYDIA family GHMP kinase, with product MEHYFSPGKLLITSEYVVLDGAKALALPTKMGQDLWVEEKKDNNAKIFWETYHQNQLWLSIEIDYRKWEIISTNLKPNAEFILKVLRYLQSISLEKFKKGVSYHIKTNLQFPANYGLGSSSTLMANLAKWAKADAFLLNEKTLGGSGYDVAVALEEQSILYQLKPSREVVPVYFSPKFKDDLLFIHLNQKQDSREGIALYKAREKSKKDVAFFSELTDAVLNAGSLEEFSKLMIAHEQKLSEFLGIPTVRELYFSDYPGFIKSLGAWGGDFIMAENFSGARAYFEEQGFSNIFKFSDIIL from the coding sequence ATGGAACATTATTTCTCGCCAGGAAAATTACTCATCACTTCCGAGTATGTTGTTTTAGACGGTGCTAAAGCTTTGGCATTACCAACCAAAATGGGGCAAGATTTGTGGGTAGAAGAAAAAAAGGATAACAATGCTAAAATCTTTTGGGAAACTTATCATCAAAACCAGTTATGGCTGTCTATAGAGATAGATTATCGTAAGTGGGAAATTATTTCTACCAACTTAAAACCTAATGCAGAATTTATATTAAAAGTATTAAGGTATCTGCAATCTATTTCGCTGGAAAAGTTTAAAAAAGGAGTTTCCTATCATATCAAAACTAATCTTCAGTTTCCTGCCAATTATGGTTTAGGGAGTAGCTCTACGCTTATGGCTAACTTAGCAAAATGGGCAAAAGCAGATGCTTTTCTTCTTAACGAGAAGACATTGGGAGGTAGTGGCTACGATGTGGCAGTAGCGTTAGAAGAACAATCTATATTGTACCAATTAAAGCCTTCTAGGGAGGTTGTGCCTGTGTATTTTTCACCTAAATTTAAAGACGATTTACTCTTTATACATTTAAACCAAAAGCAAGACAGTAGAGAAGGTATTGCTTTATATAAGGCAAGAGAAAAATCTAAAAAAGATGTAGCTTTTTTTTCAGAACTTACCGATGCAGTTCTAAATGCAGGTAGTTTAGAAGAATTTTCAAAACTGATGATAGCACACGAGCAAAAGCTTTCTGAATTTTTAGGGATACCTACGGTAAGAGAACTCTATTTTTCGGATTATCCAGGGTTCATAAAAAGTTTAGGAGCTTGGGGTGGAGATTTTATTATGGCTGAGAATTTTTCTGGGGCAAGGGCTTATTTTGAGGAACAAGGTTTCTCTAATATTTTTAAATTTTCGGATATAATTTTATGA
- the mnmG gene encoding tRNA uridine-5-carboxymethylaminomethyl(34) synthesis enzyme MnmG encodes MINEVYDVIVVGAGHAGCEAAAAAANLGSKTLLITMNMETIGKMSCNPAMGGIAKGQIVREIDAMGGYSGIVADKSAIQFKMLNLSKGPAMWSPRTQNDRMLFAEEWRLALENTPNLDFFQDMVKQLIIEGNKVAGVITSLGIEIKGKSVVLTNGTFLNGLIHVGDKQLGGGRMGEPKAFGITEQLVDLGFTAGRMKTGTPPRVDGRTLDYSKMEEQPGDENPQKFSYLDTPRLTKQRSCHITYTNEIVHDILRSGFDRSPMFNGTIQSLGPRYCPSIEDKINRFAERNRHQLFVEPEGWKTIEIYVNGFSSSLPEDIQIKAMKHIPGFENVKVFRPGYAIEYDYFPPTQLNHTLETKIIENLYFAGQINGTTGYEEAAGQGLIAGINAHNKVHEKEAFILNRDEAYIGVLIDDLITKGTEEPYRMFTSRAEYRLLLRQDNADIRLTEKSYKLGLAKEERLQKVEDKIKKSEELEDFLKDYSLKPKQINPILESIESSPVDQAYRASQILTRPNMKLELLEEIEEIKNTSRNYSDEVREQAEINIKYRGYIEKEKENVAKLHRLENIKIPEDFDFTKINSLSAEAKQKLNSIKPKTIAQASRISGVSPADINVLLIFLGR; translated from the coding sequence ATGATAAACGAAGTATATGACGTTATAGTAGTAGGAGCAGGACACGCAGGTTGCGAAGCAGCCGCAGCCGCAGCCAATCTAGGCTCCAAAACACTCCTTATTACTATGAATATGGAAACCATAGGCAAAATGAGTTGCAACCCAGCTATGGGAGGTATCGCCAAAGGGCAAATCGTAAGAGAAATAGACGCTATGGGAGGCTATAGTGGTATTGTAGCAGATAAATCTGCCATACAATTCAAAATGCTCAACCTATCCAAAGGACCCGCCATGTGGTCGCCTAGAACTCAAAACGACCGTATGCTCTTCGCAGAAGAATGGAGATTAGCTCTAGAAAACACACCTAACCTAGACTTCTTCCAAGATATGGTAAAACAACTCATCATAGAAGGGAACAAAGTTGCGGGAGTCATCACTTCGCTAGGGATAGAGATAAAAGGAAAATCCGTAGTATTAACCAATGGCACATTCCTTAATGGACTTATCCACGTTGGCGACAAACAACTAGGCGGCGGAAGAATGGGCGAACCAAAAGCCTTCGGCATTACCGAGCAGCTTGTAGATTTAGGATTTACCGCAGGAAGAATGAAAACAGGAACTCCTCCTAGAGTGGACGGAAGAACTCTAGACTACTCCAAAATGGAAGAACAACCCGGAGATGAAAATCCTCAAAAATTCTCCTATCTAGACACTCCAAGACTTACCAAACAACGCTCTTGCCACATTACTTATACCAACGAAATTGTACACGATATACTCCGTTCAGGGTTTGACAGAAGCCCTATGTTCAACGGGACTATCCAAAGCCTCGGACCTAGATATTGCCCAAGTATAGAAGATAAAATCAATCGTTTTGCAGAACGAAACAGACATCAACTATTTGTAGAACCCGAAGGTTGGAAAACCATTGAAATCTATGTAAACGGATTCAGCTCTTCCCTACCCGAAGACATACAAATAAAGGCAATGAAACACATTCCTGGCTTTGAGAATGTAAAAGTATTCCGTCCAGGATATGCCATAGAATACGACTATTTCCCTCCTACACAGCTTAATCATACCCTAGAAACCAAAATCATAGAAAACCTCTATTTCGCAGGGCAAATCAATGGAACTACTGGTTACGAAGAAGCCGCAGGACAAGGGCTTATAGCAGGTATCAACGCTCACAATAAAGTACACGAAAAAGAAGCCTTTATTCTCAACAGAGATGAGGCTTATATAGGTGTACTCATCGACGACCTCATCACCAAAGGCACAGAGGAACCTTATAGAATGTTTACTTCTCGTGCAGAGTACAGATTGTTACTTAGACAAGATAATGCCGACATTCGTTTAACAGAAAAATCTTATAAACTAGGTCTTGCAAAAGAAGAAAGACTACAAAAAGTTGAGGACAAAATAAAGAAAAGCGAAGAATTAGAAGACTTTTTAAAGGATTATTCCTTAAAACCAAAACAAATTAACCCTATACTCGAAAGTATAGAATCTTCTCCTGTAGACCAAGCCTACCGTGCCTCACAAATTCTTACCAGACCTAATATGAAATTGGAACTTCTGGAAGAAATAGAAGAGATAAAAAATACGAGTAGAAACTATTCGGACGAGGTAAGAGAACAAGCAGAAATCAATATAAAATACAGAGGTTACATAGAAAAAGAAAAAGAAAATGTAGCCAAATTACACAGATTGGAAAACATCAAAATCCCCGAAGATTTTGACTTTACAAAAATCAATAGTCTTTCTGCCGAAGCTAAGCAAAAACTCAATAGTATAAAACCTAAAACCATAGCACAAGCCTCTAGAATAAGTGGCGTTTCCCCTGCTGACATCAATGTGTTACTTATATTTTTAGGAAGATAA